The following are encoded together in the Lepidochelys kempii isolate rLepKem1 chromosome 7, rLepKem1.hap2, whole genome shotgun sequence genome:
- the RBM5 gene encoding RNA-binding protein 5 isoform X1 — protein sequence MGSDKRVSRTERSGRYGSIIDREDRDDRDSRSRRRDSDYKRSSEERRSERYDDSRDYDSRDYDSPERDRERERERRNSDKSEDGYHSDGDYGEHDYRNDINDEKESKTIMLRGLPITVTENDIRELIESFEGPQPADVRLMKRKTGVSRGFAFVEFYHFQDATSWMEANQKKLVIQGKQIAMHYSNPRPKFEDWLCNKCCLYNFRRRLKCFRCGADKFDSEQEVPPGSAEAVQSVDYYCDTIILRNIAPHTVVDSIMTALTPYASLAVNNIRLIKDKQTQQNRGFAFVQLSSAMDASQLLQILQSLQPPLKIDGKTIGVDFAKSARKDLLLPDGNRVSAFSVASTAIAAAQWSSTQPHSGEGGTIDYSYLQPGQDGYTQYAQYSQDYQQYYQSQAGALDTEAAIISGAPVTTTTAAVVSQSPQLYNQQPNSPDSPTETAQPSTSTQAQSASPTGVVPGTKCAVPDTSTYQYDESSGYYYDPITGLYYDPNSQYYYNALTQQYLYWDGEKETYMPAAEGITYQQTSAPSSKEGKEKKEKPKSKTAQQIAKDMERWAKSLNKQKENFKNSFQPLCSREEERRESAAADAGFALFEKKGTLSERQQVMPEVVKNGEEENPLKRGLVAAYSGDSDNEEDLLERIENEEEKLTDWKKLACLLCRRQFPNKDALVRHQQLSDLHKQNMDIYRRSRLSEQELEALELREREMKYRDRAAERREKYGIPEPPEPKRKKVFDAGTVNYEQPTKDGIDHSNIGNKMLQAMGWREGSGLGRKCQGITAPIEAQVRMRGAGLGAKGSSYGVSTADSYKDAVRKAMFARFTEME from the exons TGTGAGTAGGACTGAACGGAGTGGAAGGTACGGCTCTATCATAGATAGAGAGGATCGGGATGATCGGGACTCTAGAAGCAGGCGAAGGGATTCTGATTACAAGAGATCCAGTGAGGAGCGCAGGAGCGAGAGATATGACGACAGCCGGGACTATGACAGCCGGGATTATgacagccctgag agggacagggagagggagcGTGAGAGACGGAATAGTGATAAATCAGAAGATGGGTACCATTCTGATGGTGACTATGGAGAGCACGACTACAGGAATGACATTAATGATGAGAAAGAAAGCAAGACCATCATGTTGCGTGGTCTTCCTATCACTGTTACAGAAAACGAT ATTCGAGAGCTTATTGAGTCCTTCGAAGGCCCTCAGCCTGCAGACGTGAGGCTGATGAAGAGAAAgacag GTGTAAGCCGTGGTTTCGCCTTCGTGGAGTTTTATCACTTTCAAGATGCTACCAGCTGGATGGAAGCCAATCAG AAAAAACTGGTGATTCAAGGGAAGCAGATTGCAATGCACTACAGCAACCCGAGGCCTAAATTTGAAGACTGGCTTTGTAACAAG TGCTGCCTTTACAACTTCAGGAGACGGTTAAAATGCTTCCGCTGTGGAGCAGATAAATTTG ATTCAGAACAGGAGGTACCACCTGGATCAGCAGAGGCTGTTCAGTCTGTGGATTACTACTGCGATA CTATCATTTTACGAAACATAGCTCCCCACACAGTGGTAGATTCCATCATGACTGCACTGACTCCATATGCTTCGCTGGCAGTCAATAACATTCGCCTTATCAAAGACAAGCAGACCCAGCAGAATAGGGGTTTTGCATTTGTGCAGCTGTCTTCTGCAATG GATGCATCTCAGTTGTTGCAGATTTTACAAAGTCTTCAGCCACCATTGAAAATTGATGGCAAAACAATTGGTGTTGATTTTGCAAAGAGTGCCAGAAA AGATTTGCTTCTCCCAGATGGTAACCGGGTCAGTGCCTTCTCTGTGGCAAGCACAGCCATCGCTGCAGCTCAGTGGTCATCTACCCAG CCTCATAGCGGAGAAGGAGGCACCATTGACTACAGCTATCTCCAGCCAGGGCAAGATGGTTATACCCAGTATGCGCAG TACTCGCAGGACTACCAGCAGTACTACCAGAGTCAGGCTGGAGCGTTGGACACAGAAGCAGCTATTATATCAG GTGCTCCAGTTACTACCACTACAGCAGCTGTTGTATCCCAGAGTCCTCAGCTATATAATCAACAGCCCAACTCTCCTGACTCTCCG ACTGAAACAGCACAGCCAAGCACCAGCACCCAGGCACAGTCAGCTTCTCCAACTGGTGTGGTCCCTGGCACCAAATGTG CTGTCCCTGACACCTCTACCTACCAATACGATGAGTCTTCAGGATATTATTATGATCCCATAACAGGGCTCTATTATGATCCTAACTCCCAG TATTACTACAATGCCCTAACCCAGCAGTACCTTTACTGGGATGGCGAGAAAGAGACCTACATGCCTGCTGCAGAGGGTATAACATACCAGCAAACTAGTGCACCTTCCAGCAaagaagggaaggagaagaaagagaaacCCAAGAGTAAAACCGCTCAGCAG ATTGCTAAAGACATGGAGCGCTGGGCAAAGAGCTTAAACAAACAGAAAGAGAATTTTAAGAATAGCTTCCAGCCACTCTGCTCCAGGGAGGAAGAAAGGAGGGAATCGGCAGCAGCAGATGCTGGCTTTGCTCTTTTCGAGAAAAAG GGCACATTGTCTGAGAGACAGCAGGTCATGCCAGAGGTGGTAAAGAATGGAGAGGAGGAGAATCCACTCAAA CGTGGCCTGGTGGCTGCCTACAGTGGAGATAGCGATAATGAGGAGGACCTGCTGGAAAGAATCGAGAATGAGGAAGAGAAGCTGACTGACTGGAAGAAGCTGGCCTGTCTGCTGTGTAGGAGGCAGTTTCCAAACAAAGATGCCTTGGTCCGACACCAGCAGCTCTCTGACCTGCACAAG CAAAACATGGATATCTACAGGCGATCTAGGCTGTCGGAGCAGGAACTTGAAGCACTGGAGCTGCGTGAGAGAGAG ATGAAATACAGAGACAGAGCTGCTGAACGGCGAGAGAAATATGGTATCCCGGAACCCCCTGAGCCGAAGCGCAAGAAGGTGTTTGATGCTGGCACAGT GAATTATGAGCAACCCACTAAAGATGGCATTGACCATAGTAATATTGGCAACAAAATGCTTCAGGCCATGGGCTGGAGGGAAGGTTCGGGGCTCGGAAGGAAATGCCAGGgtatcacagctcccattgag GCTCAAGTGCGCATGCGAGGAGCTGGCTTGGGAGCTAAGGGGAGTTCTTACGGAGTCTCCACAGCCGACTCGTACAAGGATGCAGTGCGGAAAGCCATGTTTGCTCGCTTCACTGAGATGGAATGA
- the RBM5 gene encoding RNA-binding protein 5 isoform X2 — MGSDKRVSRTERSGRYGSIIDREDRDDRDSRSRRRDSDYKRSSEERRSERYDDSRDYDSRDYDSPERDRERERERRNSDKSEDGYHSDGDYGEHDYRNDINDEKESKTIMLRGLPITVTENDIRELIESFEGPQPADVRLMKRKTGVSRGFAFVEFYHFQDATSWMEANQKKLVIQGKQIAMHYSNPRPKFEDWLCNKCCLYNFRRRLKCFRCGADKFDSEQEVPPGSAEAVQSVDYYCDTIILRNIAPHTVVDSIMTALTPYASLAVNNIRLIKDKQTQQNRGFAFVQLSSAMDASQLLQILQSLQPPLKIDGKTIGVDFAKSARNLIAEKEAPLTTAISSQGKMVIPSMRSTRRTTSSTTRVRLERWTQKQLLYQVLQLLPLQQLLYPRVLSYIINSPTLLTLRLKQHSQAPAPRHSQLLQLVWSLAPNVYYYNALTQQYLYWDGEKETYMPAAEGITYQQTSAPSSKEGKEKKEKPKSKTAQQIAKDMERWAKSLNKQKENFKNSFQPLCSREEERRESAAADAGFALFEKKGTLSERQQVMPEVVKNGEEENPLKRGLVAAYSGDSDNEEDLLERIENEEEKLTDWKKLACLLCRRQFPNKDALVRHQQLSDLHKQNMDIYRRSRLSEQELEALELREREMKYRDRAAERREKYGIPEPPEPKRKKVFDAGTVNYEQPTKDGIDHSNIGNKMLQAMGWREGSGLGRKCQGITAPIEAQVRMRGAGLGAKGSSYGVSTADSYKDAVRKAMFARFTEME; from the exons TGTGAGTAGGACTGAACGGAGTGGAAGGTACGGCTCTATCATAGATAGAGAGGATCGGGATGATCGGGACTCTAGAAGCAGGCGAAGGGATTCTGATTACAAGAGATCCAGTGAGGAGCGCAGGAGCGAGAGATATGACGACAGCCGGGACTATGACAGCCGGGATTATgacagccctgag agggacagggagagggagcGTGAGAGACGGAATAGTGATAAATCAGAAGATGGGTACCATTCTGATGGTGACTATGGAGAGCACGACTACAGGAATGACATTAATGATGAGAAAGAAAGCAAGACCATCATGTTGCGTGGTCTTCCTATCACTGTTACAGAAAACGAT ATTCGAGAGCTTATTGAGTCCTTCGAAGGCCCTCAGCCTGCAGACGTGAGGCTGATGAAGAGAAAgacag GTGTAAGCCGTGGTTTCGCCTTCGTGGAGTTTTATCACTTTCAAGATGCTACCAGCTGGATGGAAGCCAATCAG AAAAAACTGGTGATTCAAGGGAAGCAGATTGCAATGCACTACAGCAACCCGAGGCCTAAATTTGAAGACTGGCTTTGTAACAAG TGCTGCCTTTACAACTTCAGGAGACGGTTAAAATGCTTCCGCTGTGGAGCAGATAAATTTG ATTCAGAACAGGAGGTACCACCTGGATCAGCAGAGGCTGTTCAGTCTGTGGATTACTACTGCGATA CTATCATTTTACGAAACATAGCTCCCCACACAGTGGTAGATTCCATCATGACTGCACTGACTCCATATGCTTCGCTGGCAGTCAATAACATTCGCCTTATCAAAGACAAGCAGACCCAGCAGAATAGGGGTTTTGCATTTGTGCAGCTGTCTTCTGCAATG GATGCATCTCAGTTGTTGCAGATTTTACAAAGTCTTCAGCCACCATTGAAAATTGATGGCAAAACAATTGGTGTTGATTTTGCAAAGAGTGCCAGAAA CCTCATAGCGGAGAAGGAGGCACCATTGACTACAGCTATCTCCAGCCAGGGCAAGATGGTTATACCCAGTATGCGCAG TACTCGCAGGACTACCAGCAGTACTACCAGAGTCAGGCTGGAGCGTTGGACACAGAAGCAGCTATTATATCAG GTGCTCCAGTTACTACCACTACAGCAGCTGTTGTATCCCAGAGTCCTCAGCTATATAATCAACAGCCCAACTCTCCTGACTCTCCG ACTGAAACAGCACAGCCAAGCACCAGCACCCAGGCACAGTCAGCTTCTCCAACTGGTGTGGTCCCTGGCACCAAATGTG TATTACTACAATGCCCTAACCCAGCAGTACCTTTACTGGGATGGCGAGAAAGAGACCTACATGCCTGCTGCAGAGGGTATAACATACCAGCAAACTAGTGCACCTTCCAGCAaagaagggaaggagaagaaagagaaacCCAAGAGTAAAACCGCTCAGCAG ATTGCTAAAGACATGGAGCGCTGGGCAAAGAGCTTAAACAAACAGAAAGAGAATTTTAAGAATAGCTTCCAGCCACTCTGCTCCAGGGAGGAAGAAAGGAGGGAATCGGCAGCAGCAGATGCTGGCTTTGCTCTTTTCGAGAAAAAG GGCACATTGTCTGAGAGACAGCAGGTCATGCCAGAGGTGGTAAAGAATGGAGAGGAGGAGAATCCACTCAAA CGTGGCCTGGTGGCTGCCTACAGTGGAGATAGCGATAATGAGGAGGACCTGCTGGAAAGAATCGAGAATGAGGAAGAGAAGCTGACTGACTGGAAGAAGCTGGCCTGTCTGCTGTGTAGGAGGCAGTTTCCAAACAAAGATGCCTTGGTCCGACACCAGCAGCTCTCTGACCTGCACAAG CAAAACATGGATATCTACAGGCGATCTAGGCTGTCGGAGCAGGAACTTGAAGCACTGGAGCTGCGTGAGAGAGAG ATGAAATACAGAGACAGAGCTGCTGAACGGCGAGAGAAATATGGTATCCCGGAACCCCCTGAGCCGAAGCGCAAGAAGGTGTTTGATGCTGGCACAGT GAATTATGAGCAACCCACTAAAGATGGCATTGACCATAGTAATATTGGCAACAAAATGCTTCAGGCCATGGGCTGGAGGGAAGGTTCGGGGCTCGGAAGGAAATGCCAGGgtatcacagctcccattgag GCTCAAGTGCGCATGCGAGGAGCTGGCTTGGGAGCTAAGGGGAGTTCTTACGGAGTCTCCACAGCCGACTCGTACAAGGATGCAGTGCGGAAAGCCATGTTTGCTCGCTTCACTGAGATGGAATGA